Genomic DNA from Thermodesulfovibrionales bacterium:
GTAATTCCTTCCCATGCACAGGACATTGAGGAGAGACTGAAGGCGATAGAGAAGGATATTAAGAAATATGAGGAGAATCTCAGAAAGGAACAGGAAAGAGAATTTTCAATATTAAATGAACTTGACCGCTTAAACTCACAACTTGGAGAGGTAAGGGAAAGGATACGAGAAAATAGAAGAAGATTGAGGGAGACCGAAGGAAAAATTTTTGCCACCCAGAAAGAGATAGCCTCGCTTGAGCTGAGATTAAAAAGCAGGATGGCTTGGTTGAAGAAAAAAGTGCGGACAATTTGGATTTACGGTTATACAAGGGAGCTGGAATTTCTCCTCACTTCAAGAGACGGAGGAGAACTTCTAAGAAACTGGAGGTATCTAACATTACTTGCCAGATATGACAAAAGGATAATGGACAGGCTAAAAAATGATATAGAAGAGCTGAGAAAAAAAGAGACTGCGCTTTCATCGTTAAGGAGGGAGATAAAAAAGACGATTGCTGAGATAGAGACAGAGGAGCTCAATCTCTTAAAACTCAGAAAGGAAAAGAACATAGTCCTTGCCAGTGTGAGGGAAAAAAGGGAACATTATGAAAGGATGCTCAGGGAATTATCAGAATCAGCAAAAAGACTTACAAAGATAATAGAAGAATCTCGGATAAGGGGTAGTGCAGCAGAAGACAGGAGTTTCCTTTCAAAACGGGGAAGGCTTTCCTGGCCTGTAAATGGAAAGGTAAAGATTCCATTTGGCTATCATAAAGATCCGCTAACAGGAGTTCCTGTTTTCAGGAGCGGTATTTATATACTCACAGAGGAAGATTCTCAGGTTCATGCTGTGTACAGCGGAAGGGTTGCCTATACAGGTGAGCTCAGGGGTTATGGAAAGGTTATAATTATAAGTCATGGTGGTAATTATCATAGTGTTTATGCCAATCTATCTGAGATTTTTTTTAAGCCAGGAGATATAATAATAGAAAGACAGGCCATTGGAAGGGTCGGTGAATCTCAGCTGATGGATGGTATGGTTCTCTATTTTGAGATTCGTTACAGGGGTAAACCCCTTGACCCCCTTCAGTGGTTAAAGAAAAGATAGGAGGAGAAGAATGAAGAAAAAGATATTGCGCATTGCAGTAGTGCTTCTGCTCATCCTCTCAGGCATGCTTATTGGCAGGATAAGCACAGCCACCAAGAGCGGAGCAGAAGGCTATGAGGAGTTGAAGGTCTTTACAGAGGCCTTTTCAGTAATAAAGAGAAACTATGTTGACGAGGTGAAAACAAAGGACCTGATATATTCTGCCATAAAGGGTATGGTAGGAAGCCTTGATCCCCATTCCGGCTTCATGACTCCAGAGGCTTATAAGGAAATGCAGATAGAGACAAAGGGAGAATTTGGCGGTATAGGAATCCAGATAGGCATAAAGGACAACATCCTGACAGTAATAGCTCCCATTGAAGATACCCCTGCCTGGAGGGCTGGCATCAAGGCAGGAGATAAGATTATCAAGATTAATGGTGAATCAACAGTAGATATGAGCCTTCAGGAGGCTGTCAACAAGATGCGCGGACCAAAGGGAACTAAGGTTACGATTACTATAATGAGAGAAGGCTGGAAGGCTCCTCAGGACTTCACCCTTGTAAGGGATATAATCCATGTAAAGAGTGTAAAATCAAGGATAATAGAAAAGGGTATTGGCTATATAAAAATCTCTGCCTTTCAGGAGCAGACAGCTAACGACCTTGCTGTGGCCCTCAGGGATCTGGTTGAAAAGGAAAAGGTTAGTTCCCTGATTTTAGACCTTAGAAACAATCCCGGCGGATTACTTCAGAGTGCAGTGGAGGTGGCAGACCAGTTCCTTGAACCGGGAAGACTCGTTGTATCCATAAAGGGCAGGACAGGGGAAAAGACAGAATACTTTACAGAAGGTCTGAGACCAAATTATAAATTGCCTGTTGTTGTACTTGTGAATCACGGAAGTGCCAGTGCTTCTGAGATAGTAGCTGGTGCTCTTAAGGACCACAGGAGGGCAATAACGCTCGGAACAACCACATTTGGTAAGGGCTCTGTGCAGAATATAGTTCCTCTGAGTGATGGTTCAGGACTTAGGCTGACAACAGCAAAATACTATACACCAAACGGTACATCTATTCACGGAGAAGGAATCACGCCTGACATTGTTGTTAAGCTTGAGTCAAAAACACCGGATAAGGAAAGACCTGTGCTCAGAGAAAAAGATATTCAGAGGCATCTTCAGGAAAAGGGTGAAGAGCTTCCTCTTGAGACAGCACCGGTTGAGGTAGAAGAAAAAGATGACCTTCAGCTCCAGAGGGCAATTGAGCTTCTGAAGACCTGGGATATATTTAAAAAATTGCCCCAGACATAAATAATACTGCTTAGTCGAGCTATGGAATCCTGTGGCATGGAAAGTGATATTAATGAAGAGAATAATCTTTGACATAGAGACCATTGGAAAGGATTTTGAAAGTCTTGATAAACCCATTCAGGATTATTTACTTCAGTGGGCAGATACAGAGGAAAAGGAAGAAGAGATAAAGGAGAGACTTGGTCTATCTCCTGTTACTGGAGAGATAGTAGCAATAGGTCTTCTTGAACCTGATACAATGAAGGGTAAGGTATACTTTCAGGCTCCCGAGGAAGACCCCTTTCTACCCTTTGAAGAGAATGGTATATGGTATGAGGCGGGCACTGAAGAGGAGATACTTAAGAAATTCTGGCTCGAGATAAAGGATTACGAACAGATAATAACATTTAATGGAAGAGGATTTGATTGTCCCTTCATTCTTATAAGGTCTGCTTTTTACAGGATAAAACCCTCAAAGGACCTGATGCCCAACAGATACAATAACAGCCATACAGACCTGCTTGACCAGCTAACCTTTTACGGGGCTACAAGGAAATACAGGCTTGATATCTGGTGCAGATTCTTCGGTATAAGAAGTCCGAAAGAGGAGGGAATTACAGGTCTTGATATTAAGGAGCTCTTTCTTGAAGGCAAATATCTTGATATAGCAAGATACTGTGCCAGAGATCTTATAGCAACAAAAGAGCTCTTTGATTACTGGGATCGGTATATTAGATTTCGTAACGAGTAATGCCTTTGATCTCTCACTTCACCGATTCGGGACCAGTTGTGGTGGATAAGGTTATTGTTGGAATGAGTGGAGGCGTTGATTCTTCCACCGCTGCCTACCTGCTTAAACAAAAAGGCTACGAGGTTGAAGGTGTAAGCTTCATCCTGTATCAGACAGGGCATATAAAAGGACGCTCTGTGCAAGCAGGCTGCTGCAGCATTGAGTCAATTAAAGAGGCAGCACTCGTTGCGGCAGAGATCGGGATTCCTCACTCTATAATTGATCTAAGGGAAGAATTCCTTAATAAAGTAATAAATCCCTTTATCGATTCTTACAAAAAAGGTCTCACACCAAATCCCTGCATACTCTGTAATAAATATATAAAATTTCCCTTTCTCTTAAGGATTGCAACTGAAAGAAAAGCTCCTTTCATAGCAACAGGCCATTATGCAAAAGTAATTAACAGCAGACTTCTTAAAGGCAGGGATCAAAAAAAGGATCAGTCCTATGTGCTTTATGTCCTTAAAAAGGAGGAGCTTGAGAGGCTCATACTTCCTCTGGGAGAATTGACAAAGGAACAGGTTCGAGAAATAGCAAGAACCCTTAATCTCGCTGCGCTCAGGAGGCCGGAGAGTCAGGAGATATGTTTTATTGAGGACAGAAGATATTCAGAATTTCTAATAAATTTAATAGAGCCAGAAGAAGGACCCATTATTGATATAAAAACAGGTGAGATATTGAAAACCCACAGAGGCCTCTTTAACTACACAATCGGTCAGAGGAGAGGTCTTGGTATATCCTCAAAAGAACCCTATTATGTAGTAAAAATAGATCCTGAAAATAATACCCTCTATGTTGGTAAAAGAGAGGATGCCTTCAGGAGAGAGATTATTGTAAATGATTTAAATATACTTCAGCCTTCGGTCCTGAGCCTTCCTTCCTTAAGGGCAACCGTAAAGATTCGGTCTACAATGAAGGATGAACCTGCAACTGTTTACTTTGAAGGTAGCTCGGCAAGAGTAATCTTTGACCGTCCACAGTGGGCACCTGCACCCGGTCAGTCAGCAGTATTTTATGAGGGAGAGCTGGTGATAGGTGGCGGCGTGATAAAAGAAGTTAAAGACTGAAGAAAAAGATTTTTCTTGACAAGGGAGGTATTTTTAAATATAGTTTTAATAGAAAATCTTCACACAAAAAGGGGGTGATAATTCAGGGTTTCAATTAAAAGCCCTTCTTGGGAATTTATATCAAATTTAAAAGGAGGAGATGATGAGAAGAATATTCGGTATTATTCTGGTAATTATGCTTGTATCCTTATCGGCTTGTGCATCATACCTTCCAGTGGGTACCCTCTACACGGGTGGTAAGATGGGTGTACAGGCAGGCAGTGGACCTGAAACAAAAACGGGAAAGGCCTGCATGCAATCAATTCTCGGGCTCATTGCAGTAGGTGATGCAAGTATTGATGCAGCAAAGGCAGCAGGTGGAATAAAGGAAGTTACTAATATAAATTATGAAGTACAGAATATCCTGGGCATATACGGTACCTATTGTCTTGTAGTTACCGGTCGTTAAAGGGATAGCATATGTTCCCATCGGGAACAGTAAACTCATTTTTAATAAATAACTTGGAATAAGAGGAGGCAGTATGAAAAAATTAGTTCTTTTGCTAATGATTTCTTTATTTATTACAAGCACTGCCTTTGCAGCAGGCCAGGCAAGAAGAAATACTGGATGCGGCCTCGGAACAATGCTTTTTAAGGACAGTGCTGATGACAAATGGCTTCTTCAGGCCTTTCAAGCGACTACAAATGGTACTTTCGGTAATCAGACCTTTGGTATTACCACAGGAACATCGGAGTGTGAGAGGGCTACAAAAATTGCAGGTAATGAAAAACTCAATCAATTTGTGGCAGACAATATGGATAACCTTGCAAAGGATATAGCCACCGGTCAGGGTGAGACCCTTGATACCCTCGCAGAACTTATGGAAGTGCCACCTCAGTACAGGTCTGAATTTTATTCTAAGCTTCAGGCGAATTTTTCTAGAATCTTTACCTCTTCAGATATTCAGGCTGCAGAGGTCCTTGACAACATAATATCAATCAGCTCTCAGAGTTAAATTTTTAATGATAATGGAGAGGGGTATGGGAGCGATCATACTCCTCTCTTTATTTTTTATACCTTCTATTTCCATTTCATCAGATAATACCTATCTTGTTAATTTAATTAAAAAAGCCCTCGATAAGGAGCTATATAAAGACAGATACTGGAATGTTCTTCTTCATTATAAACACGGTCTTTCAGGTACAGAGAGTCTTATAGATGATCCAGCCTTTTTCCTTGCCCAGGATGGTAAAGAAAATCCAGAGGCAGAACTGATCGAGACCTTAAGGTCTTTTTTCAGGGAATACGAAGATGAAAAAAGTAACCCGAGATGCAGATTTCCGGCGAGATATGCCTGGCTTAAAGAAAAATTAGATATAGATGAAGATATCCTTCCTCCTTCAAGATGTATTGAACTTGAAAGATTTTTAGATGCTCTAAAACCTGAGTCTGCAACCCTTGTTTTTCCTGCAGCCTATATGAATAGCCCAGCCTCCATGTTCGGTCATACTCTCATAAGAATAGACAGCAGTTATAAAAGTAAACTTCTTTCCCATGCAGTAAATTATGCTGCAAACACAGGGGATGAAGGAGGTATTTCCTATCTTATTAAAGGTCTCTTCGGGTTTTTTAAAGGTTATTTTTCAATCCTGCCCTATTATGAAAAAATAGAAGAATACAGTGACCTTGATATGAGGGATATGTGGGAGTACGAACTTAATCTTACAGAAGATGAGGTTAGAAAAATGGTTCTCCATATCTGGGAATTGAAGGATATTTATTCCTATTATTATTTTTTTGATGAAAACTGTTCTTACAACCTTCTTTTTCTTTTAGAAGCCGCCAGACCAGAGGTCGATCTTACAGATGGGTTCAGACAGTGGGTTATACCTTCTGATACTGTGAGAGCTGTTATTGATAGGGGTCTTGTCAGGTCTGTCAGTTACAGACCATCAAGAGCAACAAGGATCAGGCACATGGCTTCCTATATCCCTGAAAATTATAAAATTGAAGCAGTGGAAATAGCCAGTGGCAGCTTGATGCCGGATGATATTTTAATCAGGGAGATTAACAACAAGGAGAAGGCAATTATCCTAGACATTGCTGCTGAGATGACTCAGTATAAATTTATGAGGCAGAAACTTGACAGGAAAAATTATCAGGAAAGATTCCTTCAAATTCTCAAAGTCAGAAAAGAGCTCGGGAAATTAGAGCCAGAGGTGTATACTGTTCCTGCCCCTGCCAGACCGGATGAAGGGCATTCCTCCGGAAGATTAAGTACAGGAACCGGTTTGAGGAATAAAGAATGGTACCAGGCATTTATGTGGAGACCTGCCTATCATGACTTGATGGACCCTGATGAAGGATTTCAGGAAGGTTCTGAGATAATATTTGTTAACCTTGGATTCAGATATTATTATGAAAAAAGAAGATTCCAGTTGCAGAATATTGATATTATTAACATTGTATCTCTAGGAATAAGGGATGAATTTTTCAGGCCTCTCTCCTGGAAGGTTCATACTGGTTTCAGGAGAGAGTTAATGAAAGATTATAGAGAACACCTTATATATATCCTGAATCCAGGTTTTGGCATAGCAGGAAGAAGCAGAGTTGCCGGTATTTATTTTGCCTTTACAGAGGCAGAATTAAAATTGAGCGGGAGCTTCAGAGATAATTATTCAGCAGGTATAGGTTTTTCAGCCGGGATGATCAAGAATATAACTGATAAATGTAAGCTGGGCCTTCAGGCAAAAACTATCTTTTACGAACCAGAGAATAATAAATTACATTCAATCAGCTTGAAGCAGAATTATAAAATAACAAAGGACACAGGGCTCAGGCTTAATCTTGAAAGGATAAAATATTATTCAAATTACTGGACAGAAGGAGAGCTGATTTTAAATTTTTATTTCTAAAATCATGTTCTTGCTACTTACCCCGCACTTCAATTTATAATAAAGAAAAGCTTGGAGCATATCAATGGATAAATTTCTAATAAGGGGCGGGAAAAGGCTTTCTGGCAAAGTAAATATAAGTGGTTCTAAGAATGCCTCCCTTCCGCTTATGGCTGCCACACTTCTATGTCCTTCAAGGCACAGCATAAAGGGTGTTCCTGACCTCAGGGATATTCGCACCATGTCACGATTACTCCATACCCTTGGAGCAGAGATCTCCTTTGATAAAAATCTCCTACACATAGACTCAAGTAATATATCGCTTTTTGAGGCACCATATGAACTTGTCAAAACCATGAGGGCATCTGTTCTTGTTCTCGGTCCACTTCTTGCAAGATATGGAAGGGCAAAGGTATCCCTACCTGGGGGCTGTGCAATAGGCTCTAGGCCAATAAATCTTCATATAGAAGGTTTAAAACAAATGGGTGCTGAAATTGTTCTTGAACAGGGTTATATAATAGCCAGTACAAGAGGAAGGCTCAGAGGTGCAAAGATTTATTTTGATATACCCACAGTTACAGGTACAGAGAATGTCCTGATGGCTGCTTCCCTGGCTGATGGAGTTACTGTAATTGAGAACGCAGCAAAGGAACCAGAGGTTGTTGACCTTGCTAATGCCCTTAGTGCAATGGGTGCAAAAATCAAAGGTGCTGGCACAGAAATGATAGAAGTTGAGGGAGTTACCGAGCTTAAACCACTTAATGAATATACAGTTATACCTGACAGGATAGAGGCTGCTACGTTTTTGTGCATTGCCGGTATTACAGGCAGTGAGATAACGATTGATAATGTAATACCTGAACACCTTGATGCAGTGATAGCTAAATTAAGAGAAACTGATCTTCAGATAGATATACATAATTCCTGCTCCATAAAAGCAAAAGGTCAGGAGATTATAAGACCTGCGAATATCAAGACCATGCCCTATCCCGGTTTTCCTACAGATGTGCAGGCTCAATTCATGGCATTAATGTCTGTTGCTCAGGGAACGAGCATTATTCGTGAGACTATATTTGAAAACAGATTCATGCATGTTGGAGAATTAAGAAGGATGGGAGCTGATATAATAACAGAGGGATCTGTTGCCACTGTAAAGGGTGTAAAAGAACTAAGAGGTGCTCCCGTGATGAGCTCAGATCTCAGGGCATCAGCAAGCCTTGTGGTTGCAGGACTGAGAGCAAAGGGAGAGACAGTAATCGACAGGGTCTATCACCTTGACAGGGGATATGAGAGGATGGAGCTCAAGCTGCAGGCACTGGGAGCAGATATAGAGAGGATTAGGTCTTAAAAGTTAGTTTTTATTTAAGAATTCAATTATGCAGACCCATAAACTCCACACCGCTAATAAAGGATCTGGTATTGTGGACCTTTCCACTAATGTGCCAGAACTTCCGGGTGTATATATCATGAAGTCAAAGACAGGGAAGGTCCTTTATGTCGGCAAGGCAAAGAATCTCAGACAGAGACTGAGACATTATTTACACGAAGAACTTGATATGAGAAAATCAAGAATGCTCAAGGAGGTTGAGGAAGTCTCTTTTATTATCACACAGAATGAGCTTGAAGCCCTTGTACTTGAAGCCAATTTAATAAAAGAGTATAAACCGAGATATAATGTTATTCTCAGGGATGATAAGAACTATCCTTATATAAAGGTCGTGATGAATGAAAGATTTCCCCATCTTGAAGTTGCAAGAAAGATTAAATATGATGGTTCGCTATATTTTGGTCCCTATGTTCCTGCCAGCGTGATGTGGGAAGCCCTTTCATTTATAAGAAAGAATTTCAATATAAGGCCCTGTAAATATAAACTTGACAGACCAATGAAACCATGCATACAGTACCAGATGGGAAGATGTCCTGGCCCCTGCGCAGAACTCATTACAGAGGAGGATTACAGAAAGGCGCTCTCCGAGGTAATAATGTTTTTAAAAGGTGAAAGGAAGGATCTTCTTGAAAGTCTTGAAAAAAAGATGGAGAAGCTTTCAGAGGAGATGCGCTATGAGGAGGCAGCAAAGATCCGTGACAGGATTAATGCATTAAAGAGGCTGTGGGAATCCCAGAGGGTTGTGAGTACAATAAACCATAATGCGGACATTATAGGGATATACAAGACCGAAAAGGGTTTCAGTATTGCCGTTTTATTTATGCGAAATGGGTTGATTATAGGGAAGAGAGAATTTTTTATAAAAAGCACATCATCCTCTTTCCCGGAACTTCTTGAAGAAATCATTGAAGTCTTCTATACAAAGGAGATAATACCGCCGGATGTAATAATAGTTCCAGAGGAACCACACAACCGGGAAATACTGGAAAGATGGCTTTCAGAAAAAAGCTCAGGCTCAGAAGCCAGTTCTGCTGTTAGCATAAGAAGACCTTCTAATTCTGAGGAAGAGGACCTCCTTAAAATGGCTCAGGAGAATGCACGGGTGTTTTTTGACCAGAAGGCTATCAAGGCAGAAAGGACACTCATCACACTGGCAGGACTTCTTGAAATTTCTTCTGTACCCGAGAGCATTGGTGCCTTTGATATATCTACCACCTTTGGAAAGGAGGCAACTGGAGGTTTTGTCTGGTGGCAGGGAGAGGAATTTCTTAAAGATAAATACAGGCATGTAAAGATAAAGGCTGTTGAGGGAATGGATGACTACAGAATGCTTGAAGAGGTGATCGGAAGGGTTATAGAGAATCTTAAAGGAGAAGTCCCTGATGTACTCATGGTAGATGGTGGACAGGGACAGCTTGAGGTCTTAAGAAAGGTGATTGAGGATAAGAGGGATCACATCGCCAAGATGCCGGTAATTATTTCTGTTGCCAAGGATCCTGACAGGGTATTTTTGTTGAACGGAAAGATTATTAATCTTGAAACACTGAAAGGACCGGAAGAAGAGGCAGGTCTGCTTCTGAGAAAGATCAGGGACGAGGTTCACAGGTTTGCTATAATGTATCACAGAAAGATAAGAGACAGAAGGCTCAGACAGTCAAGACTTGAAGAGATACCGGGTGTAGGACCCAAAAGAAGGCTTTCCCTTCTGAGAGCCTTTGGTAGTCTTGATGCCATCAGAAAGGCAACAGCAAGTGAGATTACTGAAAAGGTACCCGGGATTGGTCTAAGTCTTGCCGAGAAGATTTTAATGGCGGTAAAGGAAGATAAAGATGATTAATATAGAAAGCATAAGGGAGTATGTAAAAAGGAATCTTCAGGGAGAGGTTCTTGAATTCAGGAGACTGGGAAGTGGTGTTCACGGAGAAGGATTTTTATTAAAAGTAAAGGAGGATTCAGGCATCAGGGAATATGTGATTAA
This window encodes:
- a CDS encoding peptidoglycan DD-metalloendopeptidase family protein — protein: MVQKCRRMAVYGRCRIQSSGLSGILYYLSCIRSEFYCYIQLSLLCLFQVIVIYVIPSHAQDIEERLKAIEKDIKKYEENLRKEQEREFSILNELDRLNSQLGEVRERIRENRRRLRETEGKIFATQKEIASLELRLKSRMAWLKKKVRTIWIYGYTRELEFLLTSRDGGELLRNWRYLTLLARYDKRIMDRLKNDIEELRKKETALSSLRREIKKTIAEIETEELNLLKLRKEKNIVLASVREKREHYERMLRELSESAKRLTKIIEESRIRGSAAEDRSFLSKRGRLSWPVNGKVKIPFGYHKDPLTGVPVFRSGIYILTEEDSQVHAVYSGRVAYTGELRGYGKVIIISHGGNYHSVYANLSEIFFKPGDIIIERQAIGRVGESQLMDGMVLYFEIRYRGKPLDPLQWLKKR
- a CDS encoding DUF4105 domain-containing protein yields the protein MGAIILLSLFFIPSISISSDNTYLVNLIKKALDKELYKDRYWNVLLHYKHGLSGTESLIDDPAFFLAQDGKENPEAELIETLRSFFREYEDEKSNPRCRFPARYAWLKEKLDIDEDILPPSRCIELERFLDALKPESATLVFPAAYMNSPASMFGHTLIRIDSSYKSKLLSHAVNYAANTGDEGGISYLIKGLFGFFKGYFSILPYYEKIEEYSDLDMRDMWEYELNLTEDEVRKMVLHIWELKDIYSYYYFFDENCSYNLLFLLEAARPEVDLTDGFRQWVIPSDTVRAVIDRGLVRSVSYRPSRATRIRHMASYIPENYKIEAVEIASGSLMPDDILIREINNKEKAIILDIAAEMTQYKFMRQKLDRKNYQERFLQILKVRKELGKLEPEVYTVPAPARPDEGHSSGRLSTGTGLRNKEWYQAFMWRPAYHDLMDPDEGFQEGSEIIFVNLGFRYYYEKRRFQLQNIDIINIVSLGIRDEFFRPLSWKVHTGFRRELMKDYREHLIYILNPGFGIAGRSRVAGIYFAFTEAELKLSGSFRDNYSAGIGFSAGMIKNITDKCKLGLQAKTIFYEPENNKLHSISLKQNYKITKDTGLRLNLERIKYYSNYWTEGELILNFYF
- a CDS encoding S41 family peptidase codes for the protein MKKKILRIAVVLLLILSGMLIGRISTATKSGAEGYEELKVFTEAFSVIKRNYVDEVKTKDLIYSAIKGMVGSLDPHSGFMTPEAYKEMQIETKGEFGGIGIQIGIKDNILTVIAPIEDTPAWRAGIKAGDKIIKINGESTVDMSLQEAVNKMRGPKGTKVTITIMREGWKAPQDFTLVRDIIHVKSVKSRIIEKGIGYIKISAFQEQTANDLAVALRDLVEKEKVSSLILDLRNNPGGLLQSAVEVADQFLEPGRLVVSIKGRTGEKTEYFTEGLRPNYKLPVVVLVNHGSASASEIVAGALKDHRRAITLGTTTFGKGSVQNIVPLSDGSGLRLTTAKYYTPNGTSIHGEGITPDIVVKLESKTPDKERPVLREKDIQRHLQEKGEELPLETAPVEVEEKDDLQLQRAIELLKTWDIFKKLPQT
- a CDS encoding TRL-like family protein, with protein sequence MMRRIFGIILVIMLVSLSACASYLPVGTLYTGGKMGVQAGSGPETKTGKACMQSILGLIAVGDASIDAAKAAGGIKEVTNINYEVQNILGIYGTYCLVVTGR
- the mnmA gene encoding tRNA 2-thiouridine(34) synthase MnmA gives rise to the protein MDKVIVGMSGGVDSSTAAYLLKQKGYEVEGVSFILYQTGHIKGRSVQAGCCSIESIKEAALVAAEIGIPHSIIDLREEFLNKVINPFIDSYKKGLTPNPCILCNKYIKFPFLLRIATERKAPFIATGHYAKVINSRLLKGRDQKKDQSYVLYVLKKEELERLILPLGELTKEQVREIARTLNLAALRRPESQEICFIEDRRYSEFLINLIEPEEGPIIDIKTGEILKTHRGLFNYTIGQRRGLGISSKEPYYVVKIDPENNTLYVGKREDAFRREIIVNDLNILQPSVLSLPSLRATVKIRSTMKDEPATVYFEGSSARVIFDRPQWAPAPGQSAVFYEGELVIGGGVIKEVKD
- the uvrC gene encoding excinuclease ABC subunit UvrC is translated as MQTHKLHTANKGSGIVDLSTNVPELPGVYIMKSKTGKVLYVGKAKNLRQRLRHYLHEELDMRKSRMLKEVEEVSFIITQNELEALVLEANLIKEYKPRYNVILRDDKNYPYIKVVMNERFPHLEVARKIKYDGSLYFGPYVPASVMWEALSFIRKNFNIRPCKYKLDRPMKPCIQYQMGRCPGPCAELITEEDYRKALSEVIMFLKGERKDLLESLEKKMEKLSEEMRYEEAAKIRDRINALKRLWESQRVVSTINHNADIIGIYKTEKGFSIAVLFMRNGLIIGKREFFIKSTSSSFPELLEEIIEVFYTKEIIPPDVIIVPEEPHNREILERWLSEKSSGSEASSAVSIRRPSNSEEEDLLKMAQENARVFFDQKAIKAERTLITLAGLLEISSVPESIGAFDISTTFGKEATGGFVWWQGEEFLKDKYRHVKIKAVEGMDDYRMLEEVIGRVIENLKGEVPDVLMVDGGQGQLEVLRKVIEDKRDHIAKMPVIISVAKDPDRVFLLNGKIINLETLKGPEEEAGLLLRKIRDEVHRFAIMYHRKIRDRRLRQSRLEEIPGVGPKRRLSLLRAFGSLDAIRKATASEITEKVPGIGLSLAEKILMAVKEDKDD
- a CDS encoding DUF3015 domain-containing protein produces the protein MKKLVLLLMISLFITSTAFAAGQARRNTGCGLGTMLFKDSADDKWLLQAFQATTNGTFGNQTFGITTGTSECERATKIAGNEKLNQFVADNMDNLAKDIATGQGETLDTLAELMEVPPQYRSEFYSKLQANFSRIFTSSDIQAAEVLDNIISISSQS
- a CDS encoding ribonuclease H-like domain-containing protein produces the protein MAWKVILMKRIIFDIETIGKDFESLDKPIQDYLLQWADTEEKEEEIKERLGLSPVTGEIVAIGLLEPDTMKGKVYFQAPEEDPFLPFEENGIWYEAGTEEEILKKFWLEIKDYEQIITFNGRGFDCPFILIRSAFYRIKPSKDLMPNRYNNSHTDLLDQLTFYGATRKYRLDIWCRFFGIRSPKEEGITGLDIKELFLEGKYLDIARYCARDLIATKELFDYWDRYIRFRNE
- the murA gene encoding UDP-N-acetylglucosamine 1-carboxyvinyltransferase; translation: MDKFLIRGGKRLSGKVNISGSKNASLPLMAATLLCPSRHSIKGVPDLRDIRTMSRLLHTLGAEISFDKNLLHIDSSNISLFEAPYELVKTMRASVLVLGPLLARYGRAKVSLPGGCAIGSRPINLHIEGLKQMGAEIVLEQGYIIASTRGRLRGAKIYFDIPTVTGTENVLMAASLADGVTVIENAAKEPEVVDLANALSAMGAKIKGAGTEMIEVEGVTELKPLNEYTVIPDRIEAATFLCIAGITGSEITIDNVIPEHLDAVIAKLRETDLQIDIHNSCSIKAKGQEIIRPANIKTMPYPGFPTDVQAQFMALMSVAQGTSIIRETIFENRFMHVGELRRMGADIITEGSVATVKGVKELRGAPVMSSDLRASASLVVAGLRAKGETVIDRVYHLDRGYERMELKLQALGADIERIRS